From the genome of Acidihalobacter aeolianus:
AGATCTCGATCCTCGCGGGCATTGCGCCCGCGCGGGCGCGTGCCGGCGATCGGACGCACGGTGACCTCGCCGTCCTCCAGCCGCGCAAGAATTTCCGGGGACGAACCGACGATGTGGAAATCGTCCAGATGGAGATAGTACATGTAGGGGGAGGGATTGAGCTGGCGCAGCGCCCGGTAGAGGTCCAGCGGGCGGGCGTCGAAGGGAATCGACATACGCTGCGAGGGCACCACCTGCATGACATCGCCCTCGACGATGTACTCGCGGATACGTCGCACCGCGTCTTCATAGCCTTCGCGTGTGAAACTGGACGTGAAATCGGCCTCGTCGACCTGGCGCGTACCCGATTTGGCGCGATAGGCCGCGCGGGCATCTCGCAACCGCGCGGCGAGCTCGTCCAGCCGGCGTTCGGCGCGCGTCAACGCATCGGGCGCATCGGGGTCCGCATGCACGATGCAGGACAGCTTTCCGCTCAGGTTGTCGAACACCACCACTTCCTCCGACACCATGAGCAGGATGTCGGGGGTGCCAATGGGGTCCGCCTTATCCTCGGCCCCGCGCGCGAGCCGCGGTTCGATATAGCGGATAGTGTCGAAACCGAAATAGCCGACCAGACCGCCGGTGAAACGCGGCAGGTCGTCGCGCTCGGCCACGCGGTAGCGCGCTTGCAAGTCCTCGATCCAGGCCAGGGGATCGTCGACTCGAAGACGCTCCACAACCCGTCCGGCGGATTCGACCGTCACCTCGTGACCGCGAACGCGCACCACATCGCGCGCGGACAGGCCGATCATCGAGTAACGGCCCCATTTCTCGCCGCCCTGCACCGACTCGAACAGGTAGGTATAGGGCGCGTCGGCGAGCTTGAGGTAGGCGGAAAGCGGGGTGTCCAGATCCGCGAGCACCTCGCGGACGACAGGTATGCGATTGAACCCGCGCGCGGCGAGTTGGGCGAACTGTTCAGGGCTCATGGCTAGATTCCGAGTCTGGGGTTGCGAACGTGCGGTAGGGGCGAAGCTGAATCAGCGCCACCATCGCATCGTGCACCACATCGCTTTGACTCGGAAATTGGCCATGCCTGTATCTTTCGAAGATTGACGTACGTTTATCGCGGCATCGGCCGCGGCCCGATTATAAACACAGGCATGCGGCGCTTGGCTAGTGGCCGCATGTCCCGCATTTCAACCCGCAACAGACGTTTCAAACAGCGCGGGTATCTCCGCCATCGAGTCGACCACGGCATCGGGCTGCTCCTCGCGGATATCGACGCCGTGGTTGTAGCCGTAGCTGACGCAGACGATCTGGAAGCCCGCGGCCCGCGCGGCGGCCACGTCGCTGCGCGAATCGCCGATCATGGTCGAATCGCCCGGCGCAACGCGGAAATGTTCGGCCGCGTACAGCAAGGGCCGCGGAGAAGGCTTGCGTTCGGGCAGCTTGTCGCCGCTCACCACCAACCCGAAACGCCCCAGAATGCCCAGATGTTCCAGCAACGGGAGCGTGAAGCGCTCGGCCTTGTTGGTCACGCATCCGAGATGACAGCCCATCGCCGCAAACGCGTCCAGCCCCGCCTCGACCCCGGGATACAACCGGCTGAGCTTGGCGGTGTGTTCGGCATACAGCTCATAGAAGACGGGCAACGCTCGGGTGCGCAGGTCGGGTTCCGGCATCCCGTCTATGTCATTGACCAGCGCTCGTTCGACCAGACGGTCGACACCGTTGCCGACCCACTGACGTATCGCCGACTCGGGATGTTGCGCCATGCCGAGGCGGTCCAGCGTTTCGTTCACGCACCACGCCAGATCCGGCACGCTGTCGACCAGCGTCCCGTCCAGATCTATGAGTATCAGCCTGGGACGCGCGAGCACGGAGCTACTCCGCCTTGGCCAGTTCGGCGCGCATCGCCGCGAGCACCGAATCGTAGCGATTCGGGTCGCTGTCCTTGCCGGCGCCGAAGATCGCAGAGCCGGCGACGAAGGTGTCGGCGCCAGCGGCCTTGATCTCGCGGATGTTGTCTACCTTCACGCCGCCGTCGATCTCCAGGCGGATCGGCAATCCGGATTCGTCGATCAGGCGGCGCGCCTGACGCAATTTTTCCAGGGTTGCCGGGATGAACTTCTGGCCACCGAAACCCGGATTCACCGACATCAGCAACACCATGTCGACCTTGTCCATCACGTACTCGAGATAGGACAGCGGCGTGGCCGGATTGAACACCAGACCGGACTTGCAGCCGCTGTCGCGGATCAGCTGCAGACTGCGGTCGATGTGGTCGCTGGCCTCGGGATGGAAGGTGATGTACGTGGCACCGGCCGCGGCGAAATCGGGAATGATGCGATCAACCGGCTTGACCATCAGATGCACGTCGATGGGTGCGGTCACGCCGTGCTTGCGCAGCGCCTCGCAGACCAGCGGGCCGATGGTCAGATTCGGCACGTAGTGATTGTCCATCACGTCGAAATGAACGATGTCGGCACCGGACGCTAGCACGTGGTTGACCTCCTCGCCCAGACGCGCGAAGTCCGCCGAAAGGATGGAAGGTGCAATCAGGTTGTCGTTAGCCATGATGGACGCCTGCCTCAGTGTCGTTTCCAGGGACGCGAACTCTAACGCATCGGATAAGGATTTACAGCCCTCTGCCAGTCACCGGTTGTCCGGCGGCAGCGCGTTGAAGCACAATGCCCGCGCGTCCCGGCTTCGCGGGACACCGATTCGCCGAGGAACCATCATGCTGATGCTGCTGCTCACCCTGCACCTGCTCTCCGCCGTCGTCTGGGTCGGCGGCATGTTCTTCGCCTATGTGGCCCTGCGTCCCGCAGCGGTGGCGGTACTCGAACCGCCACCCCGCCTGCGCCTCTGGGAAGCCACCTTCGCCCGCTTCTTCCCCTGGGTCTGGCTGGCCGTGATCCTGCTGCTCGGCACTGGCCTGTGGATGATGTTCGCCTTTTTCGGCGGCATGAAGAGCGCGCCGTATATTCACGCCATGTTCGGCATCGGTATCGTGATGATGCTGATCTACGCGCACATCTTCTTTGCGCCATATCGCCGCCTTCGCCAGGCCAACGCGGCAGAGAATTTCGCCGAAGGCGGACGACGCCTGGGACAGATCCGCAAGTTGATCGGCGTCAACCTGATGCTCGGGCTGGTCGTGATCGTGATCGCCGGTCTCGGCCCCACGCTATAAACCGCAAATCTGCCGGCCAGACCGCCTTCCGCTACTTGCTCTTGAGGTAGCGCGCATCGCTGTACGTGATCTGCCAGCCGGGGCGCACCATCACCAGAGCCGTGACCAACATGCCGTTGAGCATCCCTTCCGGCAGCGCGAGCAGCGGCAGGTAGACCAGGTAATCG
Proteins encoded in this window:
- a CDS encoding phosphoglycolate phosphatase, with amino-acid sequence MLARPRLILIDLDGTLVDSVPDLAWCVNETLDRLGMAQHPESAIRQWVGNGVDRLVERALVNDIDGMPEPDLRTRALPVFYELYAEHTAKLSRLYPGVEAGLDAFAAMGCHLGCVTNKAERFTLPLLEHLGILGRFGLVVSGDKLPERKPSPRPLLYAAEHFRVAPGDSTMIGDSRSDVAAARAAGFQIVCVSYGYNHGVDIREEQPDAVVDSMAEIPALFETSVAG
- the rpe gene encoding ribulose-phosphate 3-epimerase, which produces MANDNLIAPSILSADFARLGEEVNHVLASGADIVHFDVMDNHYVPNLTIGPLVCEALRKHGVTAPIDVHLMVKPVDRIIPDFAAAGATYITFHPEASDHIDRSLQLIRDSGCKSGLVFNPATPLSYLEYVMDKVDMVLLMSVNPGFGGQKFIPATLEKLRQARRLIDESGLPIRLEIDGGVKVDNIREIKAAGADTFVAGSAIFGAGKDSDPNRYDSVLAAMRAELAKAE
- the trpE gene encoding anthranilate synthase component I — its product is MSPEQFAQLAARGFNRIPVVREVLADLDTPLSAYLKLADAPYTYLFESVQGGEKWGRYSMIGLSARDVVRVRGHEVTVESAGRVVERLRVDDPLAWIEDLQARYRVAERDDLPRFTGGLVGYFGFDTIRYIEPRLARGAEDKADPIGTPDILLMVSEEVVVFDNLSGKLSCIVHADPDAPDALTRAERRLDELAARLRDARAAYRAKSGTRQVDEADFTSSFTREGYEDAVRRIREYIVEGDVMQVVPSQRMSIPFDARPLDLYRALRQLNPSPYMYYLHLDDFHIVGSSPEILARLEDGEVTVRPIAGTRPRGRNAREDRDLEAELLADPKEIAEHLMLIDLGRNDAGRVSEVGSVTVTEQMTIERYSHVMHIVSHVTGRLRTGLGAMDVLRATFPAGTVSGAPKIRALEIIDELEPVRRGVYSGAVGYLAWNGNMDTAIAIRTAVIKDGTLHIQAGGGIVYDSVPAAEWEETLNKRRAMFRAVALAEAGLDGGHR
- a CDS encoding CopD family protein; its protein translation is MLMLLLTLHLLSAVVWVGGMFFAYVALRPAAVAVLEPPPRLRLWEATFARFFPWVWLAVILLLGTGLWMMFAFFGGMKSAPYIHAMFGIGIVMMLIYAHIFFAPYRRLRQANAAENFAEGGRRLGQIRKLIGVNLMLGLVVIVIAGLGPTL